The following DNA comes from Chelmon rostratus isolate fCheRos1 chromosome 3, fCheRos1.pri, whole genome shotgun sequence.
CGCCATGTTTTttagggtggggggtggggttaaaatataaatttgaGCACAATGATtcctttttatgtatttttatgttctatGTTGCTAATGctcaataaaaagacatttaaaaaaaaaaaaagatggcctCACATCTTAAAAAATGCTCACAATGTCCACGTGGCATGACAAAAACATTAGTGGTCACTGCAATCAGTCCAGTTTGTACTGAACAGATCCCTTCTTCATATAACTCAAGTGTGAcagggacaaaatccacagtccttaCTGAGAGATCTGCTTTATTGATCCAGTATCTGTAGACACAAGGAATTTGACCCCGGATTTAATATTCCGTgttaatacacatttcaaaggCTCTGCCACAGCTCATCAAGGAAACACCATCAGAGGAATTCTGACTACAAACACTCAGGAAAATTTGACAAATTCAGCCTCATTTTAACTTCACCTGTTTGTCAGAGTCATTTTGGCACAGAATAAGACTGGAAATTTTGTCCTGCCACCCATCACCTATATTTGAATCACTTTAGAAAAGGATCTCTGAACAGCTCGAGTGTATAAACAAACgcttacattttttatttgccaTTTCAACATTCAATCACAAACAAATTTCTTTcactcagcaagaaaacacaactgaagaaatgtcaacaacattcatactgtatgtaaaagcAAGTGCATAAAATTATTAGGAAACTTAAACCATAATTGAAAAGGGTTAGTTTACCCAAATGATTGGCAATAGACTGAACACTaaacaagtcaaacaaaatactgcacactTCCACCAccagtataataaaatatacatgcTGAGTTCATTAAGTCCAACTCAGACAGACTGAGTAGCTTAATAAGTGCACAAAACCTGGTGGGTGTCAGCAGgtcattatttttctgcataGTTGAAATATATTAAGGATTTTCAGGAAAATTATACACAGCACACGGCAtcaatttaaagacagaaagaatgtATGCACTGAAGCAATAAACTGCTATTCTGATGTTAATGGATATACTGAACTGAACCTGGCCAAGCTCACCATCACTGACTCCCTGTGAAAACTAATGAGCACACAAACCTAAATGCAGACttggctgtggtgtgtgtgggcagTTCTGATCAGGCACATACTGAAGCATTGTTTCAAACACCTTGATAAACTCTTTCTCAGCTCCTTTCCTTGGTATGTATTCTTTCCTTGCACTGGCTGGCTAAGCTTGATTATCACTTTCACATCTGAAGTCTCCCTGtagcttctcctcctgcagcgtAGATGTCCATGGTGGCCTGCCAGTTCATCATTCCAACTGTACGCTGTTCCCACGCATTGAAGCAGGACGGAGGAGATAAACAACGAGAGAAGGCGGTGGGAAGAATACAACGTCTTTGCCATGAACCAATCTTGGATGATAAAAGATTATCCtttgatctctgtgtgtgtcagagcttgAGAAATGTATTGTATGTGCAGACTGTTATATGAGCAGTATTTCAGGCTCTGACACAGCGCAGTAGAGCATGAAGCCCATCTGATCCACCTGGTCCTCTGACAAGCCGCTGAGCAGATTGACAGCTGGCTTGAAGTAACTGTGCAACGCCCCTTGTTCTAGGTAGCCAATCAGCTCTACAATACACTGCTGGAATCTCACATCCAGGCTGATCTGGGACCAGCTGCTCTCACTGTCGCTGAGGTGCAGGATGAGATTGGCTAGCGGGGCGGCTTCGAGTGGTCGCAAGGCGGGATTCAGTCTGCATGCCGCCTTGAGGATTTTAAGTGTCTGTCTGCGGCATCCAGCATCAGCGGCGTCGAGCTGAGCCAGGCGCTGAGTCTCCCACGGGTAGAGAGAGAGGTGCCAGGCGTTGACCCAGGGAGAGGTGAGCTCAGGTTGGGCAGTCAGGACCACGTCCCCCTCCCTCAGCAGAGGCAGCATGGAGATGAACAGGGGCTGATCACTGCTTTGAGCCCTTTCTTTTTCATGTCCAGGCCTGAAGGATTACATTAGGAGAGAAGTCCATTAGAGAGAGCAAGCACATTaagcttcacacacaaaaaacatcacacagcttGTAATAAATCTATGTGTTTGGCCACTTGGGTTGCCTATTTACACCTTCAGAAGATAAGGAGTAATGTGAACAATCATCTGGACTTTTACATGCAAGACTGTGGGAAGGGTGTCACACATCAGGAACAAAATTTAGCAATTGATAAAAGGATAACAGGTAAATCAACAGCATTGTCCTTGAATAGCAGCTTACCACTGACATTTAACcagttttatcatttttggGCAACTTGGCACTTAATCGCTGCATCACCAACTATTGAACAATTGTGTTATCACTTCTTTGTAAACTTCAAACTGTAACATTTAAAAGTGCAACAGCAGTGGTGTTAACTCATGAAAACCAAGCATTTGACTTGTAATTGAATGTCaacattgaaaacaacaaagaacacgAACCGAATCTCCAGTCTCAGGTCTGGTCCTCCCAGTACAGGTCTGACAAGACAGTCCATAGTGCTGCTGATGGATGGCCAGTTTATAGTTTCCATGATAGTCTTACTAAACATGTTCACAACAGCTTCTGACGACAGGTAGCCGCCCACCAGGTACCTACgagacacaaggagagactGGTTTCAGTGAATGGCTCAATACCCgtgcttaaaggataacttttttttacaacctggaccttatttctagcattaaatacgaccatttactcacccagacaactttggtggcatttggagtcgttttgaagaaattagccccagaggagcgtaatgcaagtactcggggcatccatgcgcagcctctatataacgcataatcgGCGatgaaactcgttcatattccaatattttgttatgatttgctggtgctattcccctctgagcccgtggtggcatgttatcaatatccggcgtctctagacaactacctctgacgtggatgatgtcattaccgaacgccgcatgctgcgagcagccagccacaacacaactaactctgcggcggtcggctacgaatacgcaataacgaaccatagctgtgccaaactacagctaaactagccgaccgccggctcagaggggaatagcaccagcacatcataacaaaatattggaatatgaacgagtttcaccgcagattatgcgttatatagaggctgcgcgTGGATGCCCTGTACTCGCATTacacggatatacgcgccgctcctctggggctaatttcttcaaaacgactccaaatgccaccaaagttgtctgggtgagtaaatggtcgtatttaatgctagaaataaggtccaggttgtaaaaaacgaaagttatcctttaaataagTCTATTATTACTGCTTCAATGTACACTCACATCGCAGAAAACATATCGATTTGATTCAGTGTTGGTATCAGTAAAAGTATTAAATaaggcatttttaaaaattctgcATGTGAATGTTTCTAAAGGTTTCAGCTTTAGTTAGAGCTAAAATGGTCAGtgattgagaaaaaaaaaccaatcGCCAATACCATATTGATAATAGATTACAtgtttcagtaatttttcaagcaaaacagtaaaagaaatgTGAAGCATTCTCTAATTGCAGCCTCTCAAATgagatgatttgctgctttttttaccTTATATTATTGTAAATGGAAGATTTTGGGCTTTTGGTCAAACAAGACTGTAGAGGCACCAGCAGACATGCATGGTCTGCACTGACCACCTAAACACAGACAcgtgcacatacgcacacatgcacacacaaagagagagagagagagacagagagggagacagacagaaataaacccAGGTGGCATGACATTATTGAGGGGTAGAAACGTTTTCTAAAAGTGTATTATCAGCAACAAAACTAATATatattgtgtgagtgtgtacctGCAGGTCATCCAGTAGAGAACCTCCAAGGCTCATTTCTCCCAAGGGCATGTCAGGATGACGGCCGTGCAGAAAGCCCTGGATCTCCATGCAGATGTCCAGAGCTAAAGACTGAGCCCTCTGGACCTCATGTTGAGCTAGTGCCACCCTCGTGTGATAGTACTGCTGCAGGTGCGCCTAAACAGATTGCAGATATTCTTCCAATGATACACAGCATGTGTGGTTTCTGCCTTAACTGTTTTATAAGAGCAGTCAGAGTATTAAAGCCCAACCCGTGGCAAAACACGACTGGACCTAGGAAGCATCTGAAACTAGAAGGACACTCAAAGAGCAGACCTCCATGAAGAACATTAGCTCACTCTTCTAcgatatgcaaatctgcaagagCAGCCACTATATATGTCTCCATAACaactgctttctgtatgaagtTTAAGAAGCTACATGTGTCAGCTGCCCCAGAGTATTACTGGTACCCATAAATGTGGATTGTGATATGGAGTCATGGTCTTTCTACAACTGGCTGGGTTTTCTCACTACTGAATTTTACTAccatctgctggattttaaGGTGTATGACATTTATTCTGCCAAGGCCGAATACCCTATCTCAGATTGTTAAAGacagtgaaaaataattcaagTATCTGCCCCATGATTCGAA
Coding sequences within:
- the LOC121604232 gene encoding mitochondrial dynamics protein MID51-like; this encodes MEAHLQQYYHTRVALAQHEVQRAQSLALDICMEIQGFLHGRHPDMPLGEMSLGGSLLDDLQVVSADHACLLVPLQSCLTKSPKSSIYNNIRYLVGGYLSSEAVVNMFSKTIMETINWPSISSTMDCLVRPVLGGPDLRLEIRPGHEKERAQSSDQPLFISMLPLLREGDVVLTAQPELTSPWVNAWHLSLYPWETQRLAQLDAADAGCRRQTLKILKAACRLNPALRPLEAAPLANLILHLSDSESSWSQISLDVRFQQCIVELIGYLEQGALHSYFKPAVNLLSGLSEDQVDQMGFMLYCAVSEPEILLI